In Tenrec ecaudatus isolate mTenEca1 chromosome 4, mTenEca1.hap1, whole genome shotgun sequence, a single window of DNA contains:
- the LOC142447276 gene encoding C-C chemokine receptor type 5-like: MDNGTAIPEYEEDNYGDGSGPEPCQNTEVRQMAAQLLPLLYSLVFISGFVGNMLVVLTLINCKKLKSMTDIYLLNLAISDLLFLLTLPFWAHYATSQWNLGNTTCKFLTALYFMGFFSGMFFIVLLTVDRYLAIVHAVFALKVRTVTSGVVTSGITWVVAVLASLPQIIFTRSQKEGPRYTCSSYFPLGQYHFWKYFQTVKITILTLVLPLLVMIVCYSGILKTLLRCRSEKKHKAVRLIFAIMIIYFLFWAPYIIVLNLTTFQSFFGLETCSTVSRLDRAMQVTETLGMTHCCINPIIYAFVGEKFRRYISVFFRKHVAKRLCRHFPVLQRDVSERMGSVYTRSTGEQEISTGL, translated from the coding sequence ATGGACAATGGAACAGCGATTCCCGAGTACGAGGAAGACAACTATGGGGATGGCAGTGGGCCAGAGCCCTGTCAAAACACCGAAGTGAGACAAATGGCGGCCCAGCTCCTGCCCCTGCTCTACTCGCTGGTGTTCATCTCTGGATTTGTGGGCAACATGCTGGTGGTCCTCACCCTGATCAACTGCAAAAAGCTGAAGAGCATGACCGACATCTACCTGCTCAACCTGGCCATCTCCGACCTGCTCTTCCTGCTCACCCTGCCCTTCTGGGCCCACTACGCCACAAGCCAGTGGAACTTGGGAAATACCACCTGTAAGTTCCTCACAGCCCTCTACTTTATGGGCTTCTTCTCTGGGATGTTCTTCATCGTTCTCCTGACAGTGGACAGGTACCTGGCCATCGTCCATGCCGTGTTTGCTTTAAAAGTCAGGACGGTCACCTCTGGGGTGGTGACCAGTGGGATCACCTGGGTGGTGGCCGTGCTGGCCTCTCTCCCTCAAATCATCTTCACCCGATCCCAGAAGGAAGGGCCTCGGTATACATGCAGTTCTTATTTCCCACTGGGCCAGTATCACTTCTGGAAGTATTTCCAGACGGTAAAGATCACCATCCTGACCCTGGTCCTGCCCCTGCTCGTCATGATTGTCTGCTACTCGGGGATCCTGAAAACCTTGCTGCGGTGTCGCAGCGAGAAGAAGCACAAGGCCGTGAGGCTCATCTTCGCCATCATGATcatctacttcctcttctgggccCCCTACATCATCGTCCTGAACTTGACCACCTTCCAGAGTTTCTTCGGCTTGGAAACCTGCAGTACCGTCAGCAGGCTGGACCGAGCCATGCAGGTGACGGAGACCCTAGGCATGACCCACTGCTGCATCAACCCCATCATCTACGCCTTCGTCGGGGAGAAGTTCCGAAGGTACATCTCCGTGTTCTTCCGAAAGCACGTCGCCAAACGCCTCTGCCGGCACTTCCCGGTCCTCCAGCGGGATGTGTCCGAGCGCATGGGCTCGGTGTACACCCGATCCACGGGTGAGCAGGAAATCTCGACGGGATTGTGA
- the LOC142447275 gene encoding C-C chemokine receptor type 5-like encodes MDYSTPDMYDLDYSVSEPCHKIEVKQMAAQLLPPLYSLVFMSGFVGNMLVVLTLINCKKLKSMTDIYLLNLAVSDLLFLLTLPFWAHYASHGWVFSEPVCKILISLYHLGYYGGIFFIILLTVDRYLAIVHAVFALKARTVTSGVVTSGVTWVVSLLASLPGIIFTRSRKEELRYTCETDFPPKWKTFQIIMRTILSLVLPLLVMIVCYSGILKTLLRCRNEKKKKHKAVRLIFAIMIIYFLFWAPYIIVLNLTTFQRFFGLETCSSSNLLDRAMQVTETLGMTHCCINPVIYAFVGEKFRRYISMFFRKHVAKRLCKQCPVFYTDKADRASSAYTPSTGEQELSAGL; translated from the coding sequence ATGGATTATTCCACGCCGGACATGTATGATTTGGATTACAGTGTGTCAGAGCCCTGTCACAAGATCGAAGTGAAGCAAATGGCGGCCCAGCTCCTGCCCCCGCTCTACTCGCTGGTGTTCATGTCCGGATTTGTGGGCAACATGCTGGTGGTCCTCACCCTGATCAACTGCAAAAAGCTGAAGAGCATGACCGACATCTACCTGCTCAACCTGGCCGTCTCCGACCTGCTCTTCCTGCTCACCCTGCCCTTCTGGGCCCACTACGCTAGCCACGGGTGGGTCTTCAGCGAGCCCGTCTGTAAAATCCTCATCAGTCTGTACCATCTTGGTTATTATGGAGGGATCTTCTTCATCATCCTCCTGACAGTGGACAGGTACCTGGCCATCGTCCACGCCGTGTTTGCTTTAAAAGCCAGGACGGTCACCTCTGGGGTGGTGACCAGTGGGGTCACCTGGGTGGTGAGTTTGTTGGCCTCTCTCCCTGGAATCATCTTCACCCGATCCCGGAAGGAAGAGCTTCGCTATACATGCGAAACGGATTTCCCCCCCAAGTGGAAAACTTTTCAAATAATCATGAGGACGATCCTGAGCCTGGTCCTGCCCCTGCTCGTCATGATTGTCTGCTACTCGGGGATCCTGAAAACCTTGCTGCGGTGTCGCaacgagaagaagaagaagcacaagGCTGTGAGGCTCATCTTCGCCATCATGATcatctacttcctcttctgggccCCCTACATCATCGTCCTGAACTTGACCACCTTCCAGAGGTTCTTCGGCTTGGAAACCTGCAGTAGCTCCAACCTGCTGGACCGAGCCATGCAGGTGACGGAGACCCTTGGCATGACCCACTGCTGCATCAACCCCGTCATCTACGCCTTCGTCGGGGAGAAATTCCGAAGGTACATCTCCATGTTCTTCCGAAAGCACGTCGCCAAACGCCTCTGCAAACAGTGCCCAGTGTTCTACACGGACAAAGCAGATCGCGCAAGCTCGGCGTATACCCCATCCACTGGGGAGCAGGAACTCTCAGCTGGTTTATAA